From the Caloenas nicobarica isolate bCalNic1 chromosome 2, bCalNic1.hap1, whole genome shotgun sequence genome, the window AGGGAGCTTCGACACCCACCGAACAACCACGCAAAACCTTCGCATTTTCACGGACCCACgcttgctgccttttttttttttttttttttttttgggtctTTCCTTCAGAGCAGCCGGAAGAGGGAAGCTTTGGGCGGTACGTGCCTCCTTCGCCTCCCTTTCCGCAGGCTGCTCCGCCCCGGGCTGCTCTGGAGCGGGGCGGCTGGGCAGGTGAGCGCCGGAGCCCGCGGACCCTCCCCGGCGGGGCCAAGCCCGAGCTCCGCCTCGCCGCCCCCAGAGCTGCGTTCACAACATAGTAATTTTCATCGCTTGGACGGGGTTTAGGGCTTAGGCTTTAGGCAGGCCTTGCTCTTGGAAAAGCCCCCCGCGGCGAAATGCCCcctttatttgtttgtttttttcctagaaaattaaaatataccaGCCCTCACCACaatttgtctttcagttttcagcATGGCCGTGGACTGGCTCGGCTTTGGCTACGCTGCCCTGGTGGCCTCAGGAGGGCTCATTGGCTATGCAAAAGCAGGTACGGTGCGGGAAGGTATTTGTGTCTCCTTCACTCCCCCTTTACCCCTCAATAACTTGGTGTGCACTGGGCGGCTTTTCACGAAAGCCGCTTATCTCGAAGCAGAGATGCAGATGTAAAGTTTATCAGTTTGTGCCATGAGCTGCTAACTTGGTACTGTTGGGGTGTGGTGCCTTTTGGGTTTAGCTGGTGCTTTAGGCTGATAAACCCATAATCTGCTTTCTGGTCCATGCTGGTATCTTGCCTCTGCTTTGTGCTCTTTAAGTTTGCCGCAGAAAGGTTTTTCCTCTGCTATTTGAAATGTAAACATTCTATAAATGTTCTGTATCTTCAAATGGCACAaatcatcatttttttccttagagttttattcttattttaataacaaTGTACTGCAAGCTGCAGAGAGTTTTCAGAAGGTTCCTTTCTGCAAGTAGAGCTGAACAGTGCAAATCAGTCCTTAAGCTTGCTCATTTTCTGGGCTCTCTACTCATAAACTTCCCCTCTGGCCCACTGCTTTCATTTCCTGACCTTTTTCTGAGTTTGCCTTCCTCCAGACAGAGCTGTGGATTCATCCCTACTGCAATATTGTCTCTTTCTACTTTGAAAGTCCCTAAGCCATCCTAGTGTTTGCAATATGAAGGTGCATTGCTGAAGTCTGTAAGAATCTTACCAGTGTGTTTGAGTACATGGATATTAATGCCTACTCCAGTCCGCTTTCTACTACTTTGATTTATCCTTTATGTTGTGAGTGGCGGGACAATAAATTACTAATCCCATCTACATTTTTCTGTGGTCACTATGAAATGGTTGGTACCTTTCTTATCCTCTGGTCCCAGAGGGGAGGACATGGTCATGCTGAGTCAGGAGAATTGAGGTCACACAGTTTTTGAAGGAGGAACAGGAACTTGTATGGTGATTTgtagggaaattaaaaaaaaaaaaaaagccaaacctgTCATATCCCTACTAATATTTTGGagaaactaaaagaaaacaaaactttggTTCGTAAAGCTAAAGTGCTGATCTGTTCTTATACAACCAGGTCTATTTGCCCATACAGGCAGTGGTTAACAGTAGATGCCTTGGGAAGCAAATAATGATTTATTAAATTTTGTTGTGTGGGACCCAGAGTTTTGAGACTCATGAACTTCCTGAGCCAGAAGTGGTGTGGTGGTTCCTCGTAAGTGTACGTGCCATAGCTGCCTAAACAATGCCTCAAGTTAAATTCAAGGATATGGTGACGATTTGTGGCCTCCCAAGCTTGTGGAAAGAATTCTACCTACCACATGTTGGCTGCTAAACAGTATTCCATGCAGAATGGCTGCTTACAAGAGTGTGCGTCTTTTCCTTGCACATGTGCAATAACAATATTTCTATCACCTTTGGTTCTTGCTTTTTATACTGAAAGCAGGATCCAAAGCAATGTTACAGCTGCCTTTCTGATGACTGGAAAAGTTATTACTTTCTGTTAGCAATATGCAACCCTCCTGTAACATTGAGAGTGGATCTTTGTTAGCTTAGCTTTGCAATCTTGAGTCCTTTTAAAGGTGAGCTAAAAATCGAATGTATAAAGAACCACCCTCAGTAGCATTAAGTCCTTAATTCTCCATTAGCCTTATTGAGGGCATTCATCACTCACAGTAGTCACGTTACTTTATTACTTGGTGTCATCTATAAGTCACGAATTTGGATGTGGTATCCTTTATCTTCTGGTAGCTTGGGATTATCATTTATATGGAGGACTTGATCCAACGTCTAGATGAGTCCAGGGAATCATCTGCCAAAGCATTCAGTTACCTTTGGATCAGATCTCAAAAATACTTATGAGATATGACCTCTCTTGTTCAACTCCGCTCTCTTCTTTGGCAACTTATAATTTATCTGAATGCCCTCCTACACAGTTCAGTTCATGTGTCTTTTTTCTCTGATCTTAAACCCTTGTTATTTAATCCATCTACTGCCTCTCTGATATTACCGTGTTGAAACAGCATGGTTCAGTTtgcacaaagaaaacagcaattcttttgcttttctccctgttcttttcctcataaatatattaatggctTTGCTGCTAAAGAATTAAATGCTAATGCTATTTGTATCTTATGCAAGAgtattttaacatgtttcttGGTGCAGACCAGCATggtcttaatattttaaaagaaaaaacctcttTAATCTGCTTAATAAAAATGGATGCCcatctttttttgttattgttagtGTTTTACAAAACAGATAATGGTGAGCAAGTTTATTTCTGAGCTTctaataaatgcattttctttcacttgctCAGGTAGTGTCCCATCGTTAGCTGCTGGCCTTTTCTTTGGGAGTTTGGCTGGATTGGGTGCCTATCAGCTCTCACAGAATCCAAATAATGTTTGGATTTCTCTGAGTAAGTAGCTTAAAaactttaatgaaaaagaattgTATTTACCCTAAAATAACTGGATACTCAAAATAAGTGCCTAAAAGTCTTTGCAGAAGAGTTAAATTGAGTGTGTTATACGTCTAGTTTCAATCCAGTCTTTAAACTTGTGTTTGGTGAAAAATCTCCATTAGTGGCCAAACTCCATAACTCTCGCTGGAGTGTGAACTGTTAGCATTActtaattattgttttaaagAATGTATTGAGAATGCATATTAAAAACTGCTTGTCTTGGTGTGTCTTGCTCAGTGATTTCTCACTACATTCCTGCATCCCTTTTGCAAGAAGTATAAAGTGCTTTGGGTGATAGTTCAAACTTATATTTTCGTTCCTCTTCTacaacagaagaggaaaatactgtgtttttaatCATTGGAGTTTGTCTTCTGAACATCTAAAAGCCTACGGGTTGTGAAGGAAAATGTGTACTAGGATGAGGTGAAATTTatgtggttaaaaaaataatcaaaccaAATACCATTATTTTACATCCTTCAGCAAAACAATTTAATaagtattttgtgtttaaaagctTGTATGCTGTGAATCTCCAAAATgcaatttttgtctttctgccaTTTACCATATAGAGCTCAGAGTTGCAATAAAGTTAGGATGATTATCACCTACCCCTTTTACCTGTGCATGCCTAAAGCTCATGCCAGTTGCAGAATAACAGGATTTGAACTTTTCTCATTCACTAATAAGCAGAGGTACTTTGCAATTGAAGTGGGCTGAGAAAATACATGTAGATAattcctgcagctcagctgatGCCTGACGCTTGTCAGGCTGCTATATCTCGGATAGTTGTGAGCATGTGTTTTGTGCAATCCTTTGCCCAGTGTCTGTGTGAGCAGTACCCTCTCTTTTCTGTTCCTGATCTGTAGAAGACATCAGTGCGTGACAGTTCTCTAGCACTAGCTATGTTTCAGTCCACAGGCTTGCTGAATTGGTGGCTGCCGTCACGCATCAGTCTTGTACTGATGTGTTTGAGTGATCATAGTGCAAGAGAAGTGCTAGTAAATAGGTGTCTCACCTCTGTGTGTCCTGTTTTCGCCTGGATCCTACTTTCAGCATCTTGCAGGAGACTGGAGCAGTTCAGAAAGAGTGATTCCCCTGCAGACTGCCCATACCCTAGCAggttattttattattgctgAAAGTGGCAAGAGACTGTgattgacttattttttttatatatggCAAAAATGTGGAATTACAAAGGTGGTGTATGCCTGGGGAGATTCAACAGAGAAGCAAGCTTCAGTAATGCAgtatcttctttcttcttctcagaACTGAAGCTTCCCTTCTCCCTGACTTTGAGAAGTTATTTGCAGAGAGTCACTGCTTAGTCAGTGCTTAAAGAGCTGCCATTGACTATAGCATTTGTTCCCTGAAGCAGTGACATAGCTCGTTGATATGTGGAAGTCAGAAGTGAAAGGGGAAGGCCTAGCGTTTCTCTCCACTTCAGCATTGTCTACAGTGCAGTCCGCTTCCACATCTAATGGATGGGTCAAAAGCTGGGCATGTTCAAGCCTAAATAACTGGAATAAACTGCAAATGCAGGAAGCTTAATAGGAGACAAAGTATTTTCCCAATGCAAAAGACAGGTGCATTTCTATTATTCAGTAGCATATGGAGTCTTTTCCTCTGCCCTTCCATGCTTTAAAGTTTTTGGAGAAGGTGTGTTCTAGTTTAGACAAAATTACATATGTGCATATTTTGAAGACTGGCTACTGGTTAGAGCTT encodes:
- the LOC135985672 gene encoding transmembrane protein 14C-like; amino-acid sequence: MAVDWLGFGYAALVASGGLIGYAKAGSVPSLAAGLFFGSLAGLGAYQLSQNPNNVWISLITSGTLTAVMGTRFYNSGKFMPAGLIAGVSLLMVGRLALKMMEKPHNK